One genomic region from Streptomyces sp. NBC_00457 encodes:
- the rox gene encoding rifampin monooxygenase produces the protein MIDVIVVGGGPTGLMLAGELRLHGVHVVVLEKDVEPTPIVRSLGLHARSIEVMDQRGVIDRFLALGQQYPVGGYFAGISKPAPERLDTSHPYVLGIPQTTTDSLLAERATELDAEVRRGCALAGLSQDDHGVSAELADGTRLRSRYVVGCDGGRSTVRKLLGVGFPGEPSRVETLLGEMKLTAEPETLAAVMAEVRKTEKRFGAMPLGDGVYRVGVPAEGVAEDRSVPPTLEEFKRQLRVIAGTDFGVHSPRWLSRFGDATRLAERYRVGRVLLAGDAAHIHPPVGGQGLNLGIQDAFNLGWKLAAEVGGWAPQGLLDSYHTERHPVAADVLNNTRAQMELLSNEPGPQAVRRLLSELMDFEEVNRYLTEKITATGIRYDFGEGHELLGRRLRDVELKRGNLYALMHGGRGLLLDQTGRLSVAGWDDRVDHVVDVSEELDVPAVLLRPDGHVAWVGDDQQDLLSRLPKWFGAAAS, from the coding sequence CACGGCGTACACGTGGTCGTGCTGGAGAAGGACGTAGAGCCGACCCCGATCGTCCGCTCGCTCGGCCTGCACGCGCGCAGCATCGAGGTGATGGATCAGCGCGGGGTGATCGATCGATTCCTGGCGCTCGGTCAGCAGTACCCGGTCGGTGGCTACTTCGCCGGAATCAGCAAGCCCGCGCCGGAACGGCTGGACACCTCGCATCCGTACGTCCTCGGCATCCCGCAGACCACCACCGACAGCCTGCTGGCCGAGCGCGCCACCGAGCTCGACGCCGAGGTCCGGCGCGGCTGCGCGCTGGCCGGGCTGAGCCAGGACGACCACGGGGTGAGCGCCGAGCTGGCCGACGGCACGCGGCTGCGCTCGCGCTACGTCGTCGGCTGCGACGGCGGCCGCAGCACGGTGCGCAAGCTGCTCGGCGTCGGCTTCCCCGGCGAGCCCAGCCGCGTCGAGACCCTGCTGGGCGAGATGAAGCTGACCGCGGAGCCGGAGACGCTGGCCGCCGTGATGGCCGAAGTCCGCAAGACCGAGAAGCGGTTCGGCGCCATGCCCCTCGGGGACGGGGTGTACCGCGTCGGCGTGCCCGCCGAAGGGGTGGCCGAGGACCGTTCCGTACCGCCGACTCTCGAGGAGTTCAAGCGACAGCTGCGGGTCATCGCCGGCACCGACTTCGGCGTGCACTCACCCCGCTGGCTGTCCCGCTTCGGCGACGCCACCCGGCTGGCCGAGCGCTACCGGGTCGGCCGGGTGCTGCTGGCCGGCGACGCGGCGCACATCCACCCGCCGGTCGGCGGGCAGGGGCTCAATCTCGGCATCCAGGACGCGTTCAACCTCGGCTGGAAACTGGCCGCCGAGGTGGGCGGCTGGGCACCGCAGGGGTTGCTGGACAGCTACCACACCGAGCGGCACCCGGTGGCGGCCGACGTGCTGAACAACACCCGCGCGCAGATGGAGCTGCTGTCCAACGAGCCGGGCCCCCAGGCCGTACGCAGGCTGCTGTCGGAACTGATGGACTTCGAGGAGGTGAACCGGTATCTGACCGAGAAGATCACCGCGACCGGGATCCGCTACGACTTCGGCGAGGGCCACGAACTCCTCGGCCGGCGGCTGCGGGACGTGGAGCTGAAGCGGGGGAACCTCTACGCATTGATGCACGGCGGTCGCGGCCTGCTGCTCGACCAGACCGGCCGGTTGTCGGTGGCGGGCTGGGACGACCGGGTCGACCACGTCGTCGACGTGAGCGAGGAACTGGACGTGCCCGCGGTACTCCTCCGGCCGGACGGCCATGTGGCGTGGGTGGGCGACGATCAGCAGGATCTGCTCAGCCGGCTGCCCAAGTGGTTCGGCGCTGCCGCCAGTTGA